In Bacillus sp. NP247, one DNA window encodes the following:
- a CDS encoding MaoC/PaaZ C-terminal domain-containing protein, protein MNVKVGDVFKYERRFTEEEVFEFANITGDKGRHHMEYDENGRLMVHGLLTASIGTKVGEELHYIARELVSEFIRPVFTGDTITCELTLTNIEQMEGYKKVSIESVYRNQHEKTVLVGTSYGIIRG, encoded by the coding sequence ATGAATGTAAAAGTTGGGGATGTATTTAAATATGAAAGAAGATTTACCGAGGAAGAAGTTTTCGAATTTGCCAATATTACAGGTGATAAAGGTAGGCATCATATGGAATATGATGAGAATGGAAGGTTAATGGTTCATGGTTTATTGACGGCTAGTATTGGTACGAAAGTAGGCGAAGAGTTACATTACATAGCAAGGGAATTAGTAAGCGAATTTATTAGGCCAGTTTTTACAGGGGATACGATTACTTGTGAATTAACTTTAACAAATATTGAACAAATGGAAGGATATAAAAAAGTTTCAATTGAGTCAGTATATCGTAATCAACATGAAAAGACCGTACTAGTTGGGACAAGTTATGGAATTATAAGGGGATAA
- a CDS encoding GNAT family N-acetyltransferase produces MYIYHNGLIIREGTDGVPAYAIKTLFEDAGWSNDDIPSWQIEKFSIAFENSTWAFTIWDEEEMVAMVRVISDQIMVANIVNLVVKYEYRGKGLGKKLVALCLQKLPHGDWFAHTAANNFDFYRSCGFEVRELSRNGTCAYYGYQVAKKDGHR; encoded by the coding sequence ATGTATATTTATCATAATGGACTAATTATTCGTGAAGGAACGGATGGAGTGCCAGCCTATGCAATTAAAACATTATTTGAAGATGCTGGTTGGAGTAATGATGATATCCCTTCTTGGCAAATTGAAAAATTTTCGATAGCATTTGAAAATTCAACATGGGCTTTCACAATTTGGGATGAAGAAGAGATGGTCGCGATGGTTAGAGTAATTTCTGATCAAATCATGGTTGCTAATATAGTAAATTTAGTTGTGAAGTATGAGTATAGAGGGAAAGGATTAGGTAAGAAACTGGTAGCTCTTTGTTTACAAAAGCTTCCTCATGGTGATTGGTTTGCACATACAGCCGCTAACAATTTTGATTTTTATAGAAGTTGTGGTTTTGAAGTAAGAGAGTTATCAAGAAATGGGACATGTGCGTACTACGGGTACCAAGTAGCAAAAAAGGATGGGCACCGATAA
- a CDS encoding GNAT family N-acetyltransferase — translation MLGRSLKMFHTDRLQFRKYTMDDLQFYASLWGNEKVMRYIGNGTLKTYMQCKKNLEEWVLPNYKNGLGLFVMIEKETGIRIGHAGLVKQKVDGKEEIEIGYWLLPKYWGKGYAKEAAAAFRDYGFQVLQMNKLISLINPNHPASIFVARKTGLSYEKTTAFHGIDVLVYSIKRVG, via the coding sequence ATGCTGGGAAGGAGTTTAAAAATGTTCCATACAGATCGCCTACAATTTCGTAAATATACAATGGATGATTTACAGTTCTACGCTTCGTTATGGGGGAACGAGAAAGTAATGCGCTATATTGGAAATGGGACGTTAAAAACATATATGCAATGTAAAAAAAATTTGGAGGAGTGGGTGCTTCCGAATTATAAAAATGGTCTCGGTTTATTTGTAATGATTGAAAAGGAAACAGGGATACGAATTGGTCATGCAGGGCTTGTCAAGCAGAAGGTAGATGGAAAAGAGGAAATTGAGATTGGCTATTGGCTACTTCCTAAGTACTGGGGGAAAGGGTATGCGAAAGAAGCAGCGGCGGCATTTCGAGACTATGGTTTTCAAGTATTACAAATGAATAAATTAATTTCACTTATTAATCCGAACCACCCAGCTTCAATATTTGTAGCTAGAAAAACAGGACTTAGCTATGAAAAAACAACTGCATTTCATGGGATTGATGTCTTAGTTTATTCTATTAAGAGAGTTGGATGA
- a CDS encoding ankyrin repeat domain-containing protein yields the protein MQTEERITTELVREFVMAAHGDLERVQEILFESPSLLHASYNWGGSDWESALGAAAHVGRKDIALYLLEKGARMDIFAAAMLGELEVVQAILVAQPEALRASGPHGISLLQHARMGGEKAQRVFEYLTVLS from the coding sequence ATGCAAACAGAAGAACGTATTACCACTGAATTAGTAAGAGAATTCGTTATGGCAGCTCACGGAGATCTAGAAAGGGTACAGGAGATTTTGTTCGAATCACCTAGCTTACTTCATGCTTCTTATAATTGGGGCGGTTCAGATTGGGAAAGTGCGTTAGGAGCAGCAGCACATGTAGGCCGTAAAGATATTGCTCTTTATTTACTAGAAAAGGGTGCTCGGATGGATATTTTCGCAGCAGCTATGCTTGGAGAGTTAGAAGTTGTACAAGCTATTTTAGTGGCACAACCAGAAGCATTACGTGCATCTGGCCCACATGGTATTTCCCTTCTTCAACATGCTCGAATGGGTGGAGAAAAAGCACAGCGTGTATTTGAGTACTTAACGGTGCTCTCTTAA
- a CDS encoding ABC transporter ATP-binding protein: MISVNKVFYAHSERFQMQNMNVHIKAGEIVSLIGPNGSGKSTLLRLMARLLKQSEGDIILDGKDIHMMKSADVAKQLAMLPQMHDHQLDLTVKELIQFGRGPHKSWSSRLNKEDEEIVDWALSVTNLEGYEYRLLQSLSGGERQRAWIAMTLAQRTNVLLLDEPTTFLDIVHQLEVMELVKRLNEEFGMTIIMVLHDINQAAQYSDRLLVLKRGKIQYDGVPEEVLCQQMFQHVFGIEVDIFQGSDKPFFTPKRISKKGAERCKQKNVLPLN, encoded by the coding sequence GTGATTTCCGTTAACAAAGTGTTTTACGCGCATTCCGAAAGATTTCAAATGCAAAATATGAATGTACATATTAAAGCTGGGGAAATCGTTAGTTTAATCGGTCCAAATGGGTCAGGGAAATCTACTTTGCTTCGTTTAATGGCAAGGCTACTTAAACAAAGTGAAGGGGACATCATTTTAGATGGAAAAGATATTCATATGATGAAGAGTGCTGATGTAGCGAAGCAATTAGCGATGTTACCACAAATGCATGATCATCAATTAGATTTAACAGTGAAAGAGTTAATACAGTTCGGAAGAGGTCCTCATAAATCATGGAGTAGTCGCTTGAATAAAGAAGATGAAGAAATTGTTGATTGGGCATTGTCTGTTACAAATCTTGAAGGGTATGAATATCGTCTTTTACAGTCTTTGTCAGGAGGAGAAAGACAACGTGCTTGGATTGCGATGACGCTAGCACAACGTACAAATGTCTTATTGCTAGATGAACCAACAACCTTTTTGGATATCGTTCACCAGTTGGAAGTAATGGAACTTGTGAAACGATTAAACGAGGAGTTTGGTATGACAATTATAATGGTTTTACATGACATTAACCAAGCGGCTCAATATAGTGATCGTTTACTCGTATTAAAGCGAGGAAAGATTCAGTATGACGGTGTACCAGAAGAAGTATTATGTCAACAAATGTTTCAACATGTATTTGGCATAGAAGTAGATATTTTTCAAGGAAGCGACAAGCCATTTTTTACACCGAAACGAATTTCTAAAAAAGGAGCAGAGCGATGCAAACAGAAGAACGTATTACCACTGAATTAG
- a CDS encoding iron ABC transporter permease, which produces MESSEIAREKEHPFAKKRWIITVTLVILTVLGLFYGLFAGSLSFSLRDIIEGIQDEGSTVHRIVWDLRIPRVLVGFIVGTCLATSGALLQGVMRNPLADPGIIGVSSGAGLVAIIIMILFPQHMAFLPLGAFLGAFITAMVIYALSWQKGAPPSRIVLVGVSINALIGAATSALMLLHSDKVQSVLPWLAGGIGGVSWAHLNMIIYYAIFAIILAFFGIKHIRVLMLGDEMAKLLGHNVERSRFYLIVVSTMLAGIAVSVSGLIGFVGLVVPHMLRLLVGNDYKYLLPLSCLGGGILLVFADAIARSWFDPIELPVGILLSFLGGPFFLYLIHRGGKQRDFR; this is translated from the coding sequence ATGGAGAGTAGTGAAATAGCAAGAGAAAAGGAGCATCCTTTTGCAAAGAAAAGATGGATAATAACAGTTACTTTAGTCATATTAACTGTTCTAGGTCTTTTTTACGGTCTTTTCGCAGGTAGCTTATCTTTTTCTTTACGAGATATTATAGAGGGTATACAAGATGAAGGTTCGACAGTTCATCGAATTGTGTGGGATCTTCGGATACCGAGAGTGCTCGTTGGGTTTATAGTAGGAACGTGCTTAGCTACATCTGGAGCATTACTGCAAGGGGTTATGAGAAACCCTCTTGCAGACCCTGGAATTATTGGAGTTTCATCAGGAGCAGGCCTTGTAGCAATAATAATCATGATTTTATTTCCACAGCATATGGCTTTTTTACCACTAGGAGCTTTTTTAGGAGCTTTCATAACAGCGATGGTCATTTATGCTTTATCATGGCAAAAAGGGGCACCACCTTCAAGAATCGTCTTAGTAGGTGTGTCAATCAATGCATTAATTGGTGCAGCAACGTCAGCATTAATGTTATTACATAGTGACAAAGTACAATCCGTGTTACCGTGGTTAGCCGGCGGTATTGGTGGTGTGAGTTGGGCTCATTTGAACATGATTATTTATTATGCAATATTCGCTATTATATTAGCTTTCTTCGGTATTAAACACATCCGAGTATTAATGCTCGGAGATGAAATGGCGAAATTATTAGGGCATAACGTGGAAAGAAGCCGGTTTTATTTAATAGTAGTAAGTACAATGCTAGCTGGAATAGCAGTTAGTGTTTCTGGTCTTATTGGATTTGTCGGTCTCGTTGTACCACATATGCTACGTTTATTAGTCGGAAATGACTATAAATATTTGCTGCCATTATCATGCCTTGGCGGCGGAATATTACTTGTTTTCGCAGATGCGATAGCTCGAAGTTGGTTTGATCCAATCGAATTACCAGTTGGTATTTTATTGTCCTTCTTAGGTGGTCCGTTCTTCTTATATTTAATTCATAGAGGAGGAAAACAACGTGATTTCCGTTAA